GGAAACATCCAAGATATAATATAACATGAgtggcttttttttttttttttaaagttaccACTTCTTTTATTGGATAgccaaataaaaacaaagagtCTATCAACATAAAAAAGGGCCATGTGATGCAAAAGTAGACTTAAGGGTCCACTTATTTTTCAGCAGTGGAGGACAATGAAATCCTCATTTTAGGTCATTATCATGTAATTGACCAATATTATGTTCAAACTTTTAAAGAACTTTCTAAGTGTTCAAAAGACAATAGTGTTTAGCTTTTTTCAAAGGTTTGTTGTACCTTTTGTGTCACGAAAatctatgttgctcagactcttcaaaaatgtttgaAGGTGTGTGACGAATCTTCCAATTACACATTTTTGGAGGATCTAACACTGGTGTGACAACATGtttggagagtccgagcaacataggcCAAAATGAAACTTGTAACACATGGAACAAGATTTGATATTAGATATATTTTCACATTAACAAGATGATGTTGATCTAATTTGAACTACTGAACAGTGACTGATATTGGCTTTCGAAAACAGGTTTATTTGGAGGATGTTTCATAGCACTTTTAGTTGGATATGTGATCATGGCTCATATAACAGGACTGTATAGACCTAAATCTGATACAATCTACATGGAAACTGTCTATCCTGTTCTCAGGCAAGCGTTCGATTATGTTTCAAACTAttcaaatgttattttactcGTAAAGTCTTTGGAATTTCTTCAAAACATCTAATGGAAACTACACTGTTGATGATGCAGCATGTTCAGCTTAATGTTCTTGCACTTCTTTCTGTATGGATGCAACATATTTATGTGGCGAAAGACTCGTGTAAACTATAGCTTCATCTTTGAGCTAGCTCAAACTAAGGAACTCAAGTATAGAGATGTGTTCCTTATATGTACTACATCGATGACTGCTGTTATCGGAGTCCTGTTTCTTCATCTAACACTTGTAGCTAAAGGGTATTCCTATAATCAAATTCAAGCAATTCCTGCCCTCCTATTATTGGTAATTTTCTTActattaaccaaaaaaattgattttttccgCCTATTTTGGCTCAATATATGTGTTAAGTATAATCACAATTGTTTTTCACAGGTCTTTATTTTGCTGCTGGTGTGCCCATTCAACATCATATACAAATCTAGCCGTTATCGATTCATTCGTGTTATAAGGAACATCATGTTTTCACCTTTGTATAAGGTTGTCATGTTAGACTTCTTCATGGCTGATCAACTTTGTAGCCAGGTTAGCAAGAAACATCACTACATTAAATAGGCATAAATACATCCACGAACGCTCAAATTTGACCTCAACTTACAAGTAAGCACTCCAACACGTAAATTTTGGAGATGTCTAGATGATCATTTTGTTCATGTGACACAGTGTAGACGAGTCGAGGTGCATGTCTAGATATGCATACTCAAAGTTAGAGTGTTTACTTGTCAGCtgaggccaagtttgaatgTCTGTTTAAGTATCATTCTTTAAGTACTATTAACATATCGAACATTTTCTGATGTTATTTTTCCGTTACCTAAACAGGTTCCAATGCTACGAAACCTTGAATATGTAGCATGCTATTACATAACAGGAAGTTACAAAAATCAAGATTATGGATATTGTATGAGGACAAAATATTATAGAGACCTTGCTTATGCAGTTTCATTCTTGCCATATTACTGGAGAGCTATGCAGGTTTTTTAACAACTTccctttttcaagatttgaacTTTTGAACTGATTTGCATAGAAAAAACTGAAACGAATACGATATATTTGCAGTGTGCACGAAGATGGTTCGATGAAGGACACAAAAGCCACCTAATCAACTTAGGAAAATATGTATCTGCAATGTTGGCTGCTGGTGCAAAAGTTgcatatgaaaaagaaaagaatatggGATGGCTTTGTTTAGTTATAGTCATGTCAAGTGTTGCAACTGTGTATCAATTATACTGGGATTTTGTTAAAGATTGGGGCTTGCTTCAATGTCATTCCAAGAATCCTTGGTTAAGGAATGAATTGATGCTACGACGAAAATTTATCTACTACTTCTCCATGGTAAAAAAACTACGTTCAGACTTTCCTAAAATGTTGTCGTACATGTGTTACATCCTCAAaaaaaatgcactacttttggaggatcaGACGTATACTAGTcgtcattttttttgaaatgtgtATGTTGTTGTAGGGATTGAACCTTGTGTTGAGACTAGCATGGTTACAAACAGTACTTCATTACAATTTTGGAACTGTAGACTACAGGGTAACAGGGCTATTTTTAGCAGCCCTTGAAGTTATTAGAAGAGGACATTGGAATTATTACAGGTGATTTTCGATATCTCGATTATATTTTcagtgtatataagttaaagtcgcgtatttttttttctaatatggACATTGTTTTTAATTCTTTATAACAGGTTGGAGAATGAGCATCTAAATAATGCAGGGAAATTTAGAGCTGTTAAGACAGTGCCACTTCCTTTTCATGAAGTAGAAGAACAAGATTGAATTATTCCAAtttgcaacaaaaaaaaaatgttatcatATTGAACAAAATGATAAATTGTCAAATTGTTCTCTATTCCCTTTTTTTTCGGGTATTTTGACTGGCCGGTGTAATATGTTCTATTTCTATCTAGGAAATAATCCACActtgtaaaatatataaattcttcTTATGCGAATGAAAATGACGCTCTATTTCTGCGTCAAAATTATCTTATCGCGCACCGTTACACAACAGACATAAAAAGTGATAATTTTGTGTCCAAGGAGAAATtagtttgttttttcttttcaattcatatacataaaaacaaatatatttcaattttgtaaAGAGACTGAAGTgaaaaaatcaaagtaaaatctattttttttcttttgaactcCTTTTCtcaattcttgaaaaaaaaaattgaataaaaaaaaatatatatatatatatacataaagttacatataattcaaattaagcCGCAGATTGAGCTTTTCTCTGTTCTTGATTCTTCTTTCAATGGCTATCTCCATAACAGGAAACAGCAAAATcttccataattttaatttttgtagttCTTTATCTGTTAGTTGCACCAAAACCCATGTCCCCATTTGTTCTCTTCAGTTCCCTTCTTCCTTCAGACCTAATTCATATGGTTTCTGTATCAAATCTACAAGGTGAGCTTCTATGCATCAtgttttttttcctaatttcattcttttatttcatGGGGTTTGTCTTTTTGGTTCTTTTTTGATGCCCCAGTTTGTTGTTTGGTGTAAAGATCTTAGCTTTACTggtttatcttttaaaaaaaactgaacTTTAATATGTAGAGCTGATGAGTAGTGAAAGTGATACATACCTGGTATGTGTTGGTGGTGGGAAGTGGAAGGTATCCGGTTGAATTAGTCGAGGTACGCAAAATCCCATGgttatcaagaaaaaaaaaaagagttgagTAGTGGAAGAAATGGGTTCGAATTAAGTGGAATGGATATAAAGGATTCATATAGTTGACCTCAAGTAGTTTGAGATAgaggattattatttttttgatttcacCAGTTTGTTGTTTGGTATAAAAATCTTAACTTTACTAgttatatctaaaaaaaaatgaactttaaTATGTAGAGTTCAGTAGTGGAAGTTAGAGTAACCTGGTGCATGTCGTTGGTGGGAGGTGACATTGGAATTAGTTGAGTGAGCGCAATCTGGCCTGAACACCACGATTATCAAGAGAAAGAAAGAGTTGAGTAGTTGAAGAAACGGGTTCACATTAAGTAGAATGGATATAgaggattcatatagtcaaTCTCAACTTTGAGATAGCAGTGTATTATCTTTTTTGATTCCCTTGTTTGTTGCTTGGTATGAAAATCTTAACTTAAATAGTTATCCccaaaaaattgaactttattATGGAGAGTTGAGTAGTGGAAGAAACTGGTTCACATGAAGTAGAATGGATatagaggattcatatagctAAGTCGACTTCAACTAGTTTGAGATTGAGGCATATTAGTTGATATGGTTGTAGTATGTAGAACACAGTAAAATTGTGAGTGGAATGAAACAGGTCCTTATGAGGTGGAATGGATATAGATGATTTGTATAACCAACCCCGAGTGTAGTAGTAGCAGTAGTAGTATTTGAAGCTTATGGGTTCGGGTTTTAGTCCTTTTGAGTTATTgcatttcaaaatatttgtacATATTAAACAAATTTCTTAGAACAAATACTGGGTTTGAACCAAAATTACTGGGTTCTGCCAAATCAGTTTCCTATATTCTAGCTCCACCCCTTGCTGCGGTACTATGTAAAAACTAGTTAAGCTGGGTCGTGTGGATGAAACAGATCCAATTGCAGCTAAGTGTGTATGAGGATATGTATAGCTGACCACAACTATATTGTGATTAAGGAGGGGTAGTAGTTTTTTTCATACTAGGTGGAGTGCATGAGAATTGTGTTGGTTAAAACagtatgtttatgttatatttttatgtaacaGGTCAAGTACTATTTTTGGGAAGAGGAGAGCATCAGAACATTTGTTCCGGCTTCCAGTTATTTCTTGTGTAGTGGAAGATAGTTCTGAAACACAACCAGACACTGTGAATTCATCTGCTTCAAGTGATTCTTCAAAGGTAATCTTTTGCCGTTCTTTGCATGCATTGTGAACGTTTGCCTAACGATTTCGGATATATTGACCACCAGCTAGGGGAAGTCGGTGCCACCGTGAGCCTCTAGAGTCTATACACTTAGGTACACCTTAGTAGTGGAGCACCAATTAGTTAGATACAAAAACACTTTGATGGGTTTTGAATCTTTGCATCTGCATCTCAACTGGTTAAAGCTATCCTTGGCTTATGCACTTCGCAAAAGAGTAGTTTTGTCTCTCTGTTGGCTAGTTTTCTTTAAGGTAAGTTTTCCCTTCCTCCTTTACTAGATCTCTATGGAAAGATTGACTCTTGATGGGTGGTTTTCAGTTATCACCTTGACTCAGTTTACTTCAGATTCGAAAAGAGTAACTTAACTTCAATTGGAAGTGACATTTACACCCCCTATTTAGCGAAAGAATGAATTAGATGTTCTAATTTGCAGTTACGTGGAAAAGGAATTTCTACTTGCCCTTTGGCCACTCAAGTATCATTTTTTTGGGCCAAGAGAATGACTACAAAATCTCATTTAGCTTCATTCTCCTGAGGAAAGAAGCCATAAACAATAATGAATTGCTTATTCTAGTATTATGCCATAATTCCCTTGTGCTCTCGCAACAGAATATGGAAATATAATAAGAACTCAGACAGTTCATTTTCCTGTCAGATTTCCCTCTTTATCTCTCTTACATCATAGAAGAAATCTTTTTATTAATCACTTCTGTGGTACTTGTACATCTCTATCACCCCCATAGAGCTTCCACAGTTCTCTGAATCACAGTACGAAGTTTTCTTCCCCATTAACTATTTATTTCCATTCATCAAAACACACCAAGTTGGTGTGAAATTTATGTAGTTTTCTTTGTTTCCTTGTCTTGATGAGAATTTCTTTTCTAGAAAAATCAGAATAAGTTCTTTGAATCAATTTCAAATTGgaatttgtttaattcattcattttaagTAGGCTGCAATGATTTGATCTGAAGATAATTAACGTGTACATTGCAATGTTCAAGTGCTCTATATATGACATATGAAAACCAACTTTTAAATATCCATTTCCTAAATTGTAGGGATAATTTTTCCTAAACTTTTAAACATAGTCTAGCTATATTTCAACTAGTAATGAGGGTGAAATATTTTGTGTCCATCTGTTTGAGAATTTAACTTGTGAACTCAAAGATGCAGAACATATATGGCCTTTATCCTGAAAGAACctcatctctttcttctctcttcacATCGccaaaattttaaatctaaaattttcaaataaagcGATATATCTCAGAATTTGTTTCCATTCatattcttttctctttcttgttgtTTCTTCTTTACCTCTTACCATTAGTATTGATGTGTTATTAGTTTTCAATTGTCCTAGTTCAGTTCCCTTTTTGGATTTCCTTTGTTTCTTTTAACATTTTCTTTGTGTATTCTTAATGAGGGGGTACCTTCTTGTAGGAAGCAGTATTTGACATGAAATTACCAAGAAGAAGTCTGTTAGCAACATTTACATGTAATGCTTGTGGTGCTCGTTCTCAAAGACTGATAAACAGATTAGCATATGAAAGAGGGACTGTGTTTATACAGGTACTTAGATTTGAGCGTATAGTCATGCTGTTAAGTTTTTGATAATTGCAAGCAAAACTAATTTTCTTACGAGATAGCAAAGTCGAATAATTCTCTCTTAATTATGTATTCACCAAGATATTTTAGGGTAGAAGCGCTAGATGGACGATTTAATCGTTGAAGGTATTAATGGGTGATCTTCTTAGTAGCACTTGTATATATGGTGCTTTCATTT
The window above is part of the Solanum pennellii chromosome 5, SPENNV200 genome. Proteins encoded here:
- the LOC107019115 gene encoding phosphate transporter PHO1 homolog 1; translated protein: MVKFSKQFEGQLIPEWKEAFVDYWQLKKDLKKIHLLNNNVNNANKESSFTRNIYTSLRKLPMFGPQRREHGIIQVHTKIGQTLSKGDMYETELLEQFADTESAAEFFALLDFQLNKVNQFFRTKEKEFFERGECLKKQMEILVELKDALIKQQYDKGTSSGQNIKEDELISATISCDEESNKDRTEQEQDIENSIDQVILDSPRSSELGNPTNINTEDNKSKSSSERVINSQGKSLKIHIPLTNPTRTFSAITYLLRDDMINQSSNKCGPNGRKKLHINRTKLKHAEKMIRGAFIELYKGLGYLKTYRNLNMLAFVKILKKFDKVTNKQVLPIYLRVVESSYFNSSDKALKLADDVEEIFIKHFAEDDKKKAMKYLKPTQKKESHAVTFFIGLFGGCFIALLVGYVIMAHITGLYRPKSDTIYMETVYPVLSMFSLMFLHFFLYGCNIFMWRKTRVNYSFIFELAQTKELKYRDVFLICTTSMTAVIGVLFLHLTLVAKGYSYNQIQAIPALLLLVFILLLVCPFNIIYKSSRYRFIRVIRNIMFSPLYKVVMLDFFMADQLCSQVPMLRNLEYVACYYITGSYKNQDYGYCMRTKYYRDLAYAVSFLPYYWRAMQCARRWFDEGHKSHLINLGKYVSAMLAAGAKVAYEKEKNMGWLCLVIVMSSVATVYQLYWDFVKDWGLLQCHSKNPWLRNELMLRRKFIYYFSMGLNLVLRLAWLQTVLHYNFGTVDYRVTGLFLAALEVIRRGHWNYYRLENEHLNNAGKFRAVKTVPLPFHEVEEQD
- the LOC107020902 gene encoding uncharacterized protein C24H6.02c; amino-acid sequence: MAISITGNSKIFHNFNFCSSLSVSCTKTHVPICSLQFPSSFRPNSYGFCIKSTRSSTIFGKRRASEHLFRLPVISCVVEDSSETQPDTVNSSASSDSSKEAVFDMKLPRRSLLATFTCNACGARSQRLINRLAYERGTVFIQCSGCSQYHKLVDNLGLVVEYNFKEEISMDPDADQD